CGCCACGATCGTCAAACGCCAGATGTCGGCGGGCGGCGGCTTGATCGCGTTCGAGATCAAAGGCGGCATCAAGGCGGGTATCGCCGTGATGGACAAGCTCGACATCATCCGCCGCGCGGTCAGCTTGGGGGATGCGGAAACGCTGATCCAGCACCCCGCCAGCATGACGCATGCGGCCTATGAGCCCGAAGTGCGCGCCAAGCACGGCATTTCCGACGGGCTCATCCGCCTCTCCGTCGGGCTCGAGAACGTCGAAGATATCTGGGACGATCTCGAGCAGGCGTTGACGGCGGTCGTTTAAACGACCGCCGCCGCTTCCGCCGTCGCTTCGATGCGTTCGGGGCTGCGGCGCCCGGCGAGGATGACGCCGAGTGCGCCCAGCGACGTCGCGATCGTCATATAAGCGACGACGCCCGGCGTGCCGAAGCCATCGACCAGCAAACCGCCGAACACGGCCCCGCCGGTGATCGCGACTTGAAACGCCGCGACCAAGATGCCGCCGGCGGATTCCGCGAGGTCCGGCGGCGCCACGCGCACCATCCAGGTCTGGAAGCCGACCGGCAACGCGCCGAAGGCGAAGCCCCAAAGGCCCACCGCGACGCCCGCGACGATGCCCGATGTCCCGAACAGCAACAGCGTGCCGCCCATCGCCGCGACGATCGCCGCGCCGAACACGACGGCGGATTTGGCGCTGCGCGCGGTGATGGCGCCGCCGACGAGATTGCCGACGAACCCGCCCAGACCGAAGGCGAGCAGGACGAGCGAGATCGACTCGACCGACAGACGCGGCATGGTTTCGAGGAACGGCCGGATATAGGTGAAGCCGGCGAAATGGCCCGAGATGGTCACGACCACGCCGATCAGCACCAGCGCGATGGCGGGTTTGCGCGCGAGCACGATCAACGTGCCGAGATCGGGTGCGCCCCGCGCGGGCAAGCGCGGCAGCGACAAAAGCTGCACCGCCAGCGCCACGACGCCGACGAACGAGGCAAGCAGGAACACCGCGCGCCAGCCGATCAACGCGCCGAGATAGGCGCCGACCGGGGCGGCGCTGACCGTCGCCACCGACACGCCCATCAGCACCAGCGAGATCGCGCGCGGCAAGGACTCGGCCGGCACCAAGCGCATGGCGATGGCGGCCGCCATCGACCAGAAGCCGCCCAGCCCGATGCCGAGCAATACGCGCGCGATCAGCAGTGCCGGCAGGCTTTCGGCCGTCGCGGTCAGAATGCTGGAGACGATCAAGGACACGCTGAGCGTCCAGATCACGATGCGCCGGTCGATCCCGCGCGACACGATCGCGGTGATCAATGCCGCGATCCCCGCCGCGATGGCGGTGGCGCTGATCGCCTGCCCGGCCGCACCGACCGTCACGCCGATA
The DNA window shown above is from Alphaproteobacteria bacterium and carries:
- a CDS encoding MFS transporter, with the translated sequence MSHSTHEVAAETPQKPLWAGVISLAFGSFSFVTAEFLPASLLTPMAADIGVTVGAAGQAISATAIAAGIAALITAIVSRGIDRRIVIWTLSVSLIVSSILTATAESLPALLIARVLLGIGLGGFWSMAAAIAMRLVPAESLPRAISLVLMGVSVATVSAAPVGAYLGALIGWRAVFLLASFVGVVALAVQLLSLPRLPARGAPDLGTLIVLARKPAIALVLIGVVVTISGHFAGFTYIRPFLETMPRLSVESISLVLLAFGLGGFVGNLVGGAITARSAKSAVVFGAAIVAAMGGTLLLFGTSGIVAGVAVGLWGFAFGALPVGFQTWMVRVAPPDLAESAGGILVAAFQVAITGGAVFGGLLVDGFGTPGVVAYMTIATSLGALGVILAGRRSPERIEATAEAAAVV